The DNA region ATTGTTGACGACACAAAGTTCCCACTATTAAGCTCTTTCCACGAAATATCAGAGGGGAATTTCATTCTGAACATTGGATCTTTTAAAGCCCCATTAAAATCATTCTCGATTATTAAAAAATAATCATCACCAATGGTTCTAATACAATCCTGCAGTTTAAGGAAATCTTCCTCAACAAAAAGCCGCCCCCCTTCTACAGCAACGATATTAAACTTTTCAGAAAAAACTAACTCAGGTAATCCCGAGCTTTGATTAATAAATACATTTTTCCAAATAGCCTTCCATTTCTTTTCATAATCATCATTAGACAACCAATATTTTCTCAAATATTCTTCACCTATCTCCAAATTTCCCCATTCCGATCGAGAAATTGTTTTCGAATACATATCATATCCCTCTAGAGAATATTCATCTATTATTGTTTGGTATTCTTTCATGAATTAATTCTTATTTTATAAATTTCACCGCCCTTATTTATATCCGAAGTATACTGTCCTGTTTTTGTAGAATAATGATTAAATAATGTGGTACCATCAGATAATTCCACTGCTCCACTTTTTAATTTTTTCCCTCCAGCGCCATAACCTCTAATGCAAGCTGATCACCCGTGTTATCTGCCAGTGGCCATCCTTTAACCGCCACATGGTAACAAATTTACTCGGGCGACTTTCTCCGGGCTCATTGATATTGCGGAAACTATGATAGCCGAACTGGACAGCGCCATATCCAGGTATTTCGTAGACCTCAATACTCCCCGGTGTGAGAATACGTGTCACTTTACCGCAAATATTTTTTTGAATGGAGGCCAGTAGATCCTTTTTTGAGTTAGAAAAACCACCGCGGTCGTGATAGAATTCAATATCATCCGCCGTAAGTGAATCCATTTTGGCAATCTTACAGTTGTTATAGGTATCAAAATAGATACTATCCATTTTAACAATGGTACGGTACAACTCTACCGACGCGGGAATATAAGGGGCCGGTACGTAATGCTTAACTGAATCTGTACCAGGTTTATTATTCTGCGCAAAGGCAACAGCAAAAAAAGCTGTTAAAATGAAAGTCAGTGTTAGTATCTTTTTCATTCCGATGTTAGTTGTGTTTTTGACACAAAACTCCAAACTATGTTACTGGAATACTTGATTTCTTGACGATAACTCCGTTCATCTTAGCCGATCAGCATTTCTAATCGCAGAAAACAGCTAACTACATACCATGCTACTGAAGCTTCTTTTTACAGTGCTTCAGCCTCATTAATACTGAGCCCAGTATATTCAGCTATTTTATCAAGATTGAAGCCTTCAGCTTTAGGCTTGCCCGCTATTTCAACTGTTCTTTGATAAATCCCTTCAGCTCTGCCACGAGCCTCTCCTATTTCTTCCCCCTCGTCTCTTGCACCTCCTATTGCGGCATAATAGTCCCATCTGGCTTTTGTTTTTGCGCTGATCATATCCTTTTCCTCCTTTGTTAAGTTAATGTATCTGGCAGTCTGGCAAAACTTAAAGCAATTCGATTTCCCCTTTTGAAAGGCCAGTTAACTCTGCAAGGCGATGCTGCTGGCTTATTTTCCCTGACCTGCACAAAGCAGTGTATGGATTGGCGGGGGCCAGCCGAAGGCAGGGAACAGCTCAATTGCCTTTGCAACCAGAATTGTTAAACGAACGCATGGAGGTCTATATCTCTTTTGTAGCAGAGAACAGGAAAGAGATTTGCAACAGCACTTACCTGAGAAGTTTTAACAAGTAACGGCAATCATAAAAAAAACCGGCACCTGTTAAAGATGCCGGTTTTCTATCTCCTATTTAAAACGCCGGATCGGCAGGTGTATTCGGGTTGTTGTCGCGCTCTACAAAAGGATAAGGGAAGAAATTCCGTTTCCTGTCTGCATTTGGCTGTCCAAACCTGCGCATATCTTCCAGTTTTAAACCGGATAAATAAAGCTCTATACAGCGGTGCTTGTAAATGAGCGGCAGGATATTGGCCGGGGTTAAAGGTACTACTACTACCGGAGGCAAGCCCGCCCCCACACCAAAGGGATCCGCAGCGGGTTGTTTGGTAACTACTTTATTTAGCTCTGCCAATGCATTAACCGGATCCGGCGCTGCCTGACGGGCATACACCTCGGCCTTGATCAATGTAATTTCTCCGGGCAGGTATAGTGGGATGGCTGTAGTACTTGTTAATCCAAATCCGCCTAAACGTGCAGTTGGTGCAGTAGCATTAGGCACAGTATAAAAGGCAAGGCGCTTATCGGCCGGATCAGGAGTATTTGCTCCCGTTAAACCCAGATTGGCATTGGTAGGCTGAAACACATTATTGGTTGAAGTAGCAATCTCAAATATCGGGTTCAAAGTCTGCGCATCGAAGTTAAATGTCGACTTCTTAGTCAGGTCAACACTATTTGCTGCAGCCAAAGCTACCGGATAATTGCCCGCAAACAGCGCGTACCTTGCTTTTATGGCATACAAGCTATTCACAATATCTATCCCGGCAGGCATGTTGGCCAGAAAAGCGGAACTGATATTTTTAGCTGCAATAACCGCAAGTGCATTGTCTATTACCGCAATTGCCTTGTTAAACCCTTCAACCCTGCTTATAAAGCTTACATTTTTCCCGATACCTGAAGGTATGTTTTCCCAGTATTGAGAAAGGTTTCCTAAGGCCAGGGCTTTATACAAGCTGGCATAAGCAATTAGTCCGGAAGCATAATTTTGATCGGACAGGTTTGCAGCATTGTTGATCACGTTATCTGCATCAAAAATGATCTTATTGCTATAGGTCCACAGGTTTGTTAGAATATTATTCGTACCATCTACACTATTACCACCGGTGAACAACTGCAGTTCAGGAATATTTCCTGAGTTCATCAGCATGATTTCATTGGTTGAAAAACCTGTTGTGGATACTGAATTGAAGTAAACCCCTAAACGGCCAACAGTATACACCCTTTGCAGGCCTACTGTTACCCCGGTCAATCCCTTTGCGGTGGTTAGCACATCATCAGAGTTTGCACCGGATGGGTTCCTGTATTCCTTTTTACAGGAGGCGATCATAACCAGCACCAATAGCGTGCAGGTTATTTTATATATATAATTTCTTTTCATCAGAATATGATTTTTGTCCTTAATTCAATTAAAACTTAGCTTTTACTCCTAAACTGAACGTCCTTGGGATTGGGACAGAGCCAAAATCAATGTTTCGGAGGATGGTTGATTGCCCTCCTGAATTCAGTTCCGGGTCATATCCTTTATAGTTGTCCCATGAAATCAGGTTTCTTCCGCTTAAGTTAATGGTCAGGTCCTGGATAAACTTCACTTTCCCGATATTGTAGCTGAGCGATACTTCCCGCAGTTTGACATAAGAACCATCATCTATCCGCCATTCTTCTGTAGCATACACACCCGCCACATAACCACGTGGCAACAAACCCATTTGTTCCTGCTCTGCTACCTTACCATTACCTACACCCTGGCGTGTGCGCCAGTCGGCATTCCATACATCTGCCCCTTCCGAAGCATCAAGCTGAATGTGTAAGCCAAGTTTTTTATAGGTAAAATCATTTACAAAGGATGCGGTATAATCCGGGTTCGGATCTCCAATAACCTTACGCAGCGTAGTTCCGGTAGGCAAGCCGTCTGCCCCTCTTTGCGGGGTAAAGGTAGTGGTAGAGTTTTGTATACCACGTTCCAGCTGAGGGATACCAGCTGCGTTGGTCAGCAAACTCCCATCGGAGTTGCGCGCAAAGAAAGTACCATAAAAGACCCCCACAGGTTCGCCATCGATGATGGCCACCGGAGCTCCGGGATTGGTGGTGATGAGCTGCAGGGCACCTGTTCCCTCTGCCTTATTCCTATTACGGTTAAAAATGAAAGTCGAATTCCATTTAAAGTTTTCTGTGGCCACAGGTGTTCCTGAAAGCATAATCTCTATACCCTTGTTTTTTAAGGCCCCGTTATTCTGTAACAAGGAACTGTAGCCCATGGTAGGTGCAATAACCACCGGAACAAGCAATTCATCAACCTTTTTAGTATACCAATTGAATACCAGGCTTAGCCTGTTTTTAAAGAAAGACATATCTGTTCCGATCTCCAGTTCTGTTTGTCTTTCGGGGGCAACGTCAACGTTTGCAAGCTCAATTTTTGAAGCCAGCGCCGTTTTGCCAAGGAAAGAAGAGGATAGATATTCATTAAACCTGGCATAAGGGCCGATTCCGGTTAAGTTACCCGATTGCCCATATGCCGCTCTTAATTTAAAGGTATCCCACCATTCTGATGCGCCAAAGTCTTTCCAGTAATCTGCCGACGAAAGCACATAACTGACATTACCCTTTAAATAGGCCTTGGTACGGTTTTTCTCCCCAAAAACGGTAGACTGATCTACACGCACCGCACCGGTTACGAACAGGTGGTCTTTATATTTAAAATTCTGTTGTAAGTAAGCGCCGCTAATAGATTGCTGTAGCCTGGCGTCATTATTAGGCAAAATGGTACTTGCACCATTTACACTTTGAACAAAAGGTGCAAGCCCGCGACCATTAGAAAGCAGATAGTTGTTCTTTTCATACTGATAAGAACCGCCCAATTGCGTAGTAGACAGAAAGACATCGCTTAATTTCGCATCATAGGTAAAGTTCAATTCATGATTGAACAGCGTAGCAACATTATTGGCCGCACTTGCGTAGCCGTTAAGAGAAGGATCTAGTGTTGGTCCGCCACCGTAAAAACCTGTACTTACATTATAGGCAAAAGGCGGAATAAATGTAGTTCCGTTCTGCGTAGTATTGTCTACCCCGATGGTATAATCAACCGTCAGGTTTTTTACCGGGTTTAATACCAGTTTGGCATTGGCAATTACACGGTTTACGGTTTGCCTTTGTTTGATGTCCTCAATTACCGATACCGGGTTTACCCTGCCGCGCTCCCCTACTGATTTCAGGTTGCCCAGGGCATCTCTGGTAAAGATGTCATGAAAGTTACCGATAATGGTAACCGAGTTCATTGGCGAGAAAAAAGAGTTGCCATCAGGTTTTTCATTGGCATCGCTATGGATGTAGTTGAACCCTGCGGTTACTTTGGCCCAGTCGTTAATTTTCTGATCCAGGTTGGCCCGCATGTTATAGCGTTTGAAATCTGTGTTTTTGATGATACCCTGGTTAGAGAAATAGCCCAGTGAGGTATAAAACTTGGTATTGTCGCTGCCTCCGGCCAGGGATACTGTATTGTCTGTTCCCAGCGCGGTCTGGAAAATATAATCCTGGTAATTGTACCTGGTTACCGGTGTGGTATTGGTAAGCAATGCGGGAGGTGTACCTACCGTCTGGATCACATCCTGTGTAAAGGCATCAACTGTTCCGCCAAACTTAACCGGCGACTGGTTCGTTTCTACCTGCTTGCGGAGCTGGCTATGTGTAAAACTGGTAGAAAGACTAACCACGGGCTTGCCGCTGGTTCCTCTTTTGGTAAAAATCTGGATTACACCGGCATTTGCCCTTGAACCATAAATGGCCGCAGCAGCAGCACCATTTAAGACCTCTATACGTTCAATGTCATTAGGATTGATGTCTACCATCCTGTTCTGGCCTATGGCGCCTACAAAGTTTCCATTGCCTCCAACACCGCTACCACCACCGTCATAGTTGGCCGAAGTATTGGTTACACGGGCAGTGGCATTGTTTACAATTACCCCATCAATGATATATAACGGATCTGAGCCTGAATTGATGGAACTCACCCCCCTTAGCCTTACAGACATTCCGCCTGCAGGATCTCCAGAGTTCTGGCTGATCTGTGCGCCGGGCGCTTTACCCTGTAAGGAAGACAATACGTTTCCGCTGGGGGCTTTCACCAGGTCATCGCCCTTAACAGAGGTAACATAGCTACCCATCTGTTTACGGGTGGTTCCCTGCGAGGTACCTGTTACGATAACCTCGTCTAGCCCGATGTTATCTGCTGACAGCTCTCCGTTCACTGTAACCTGGGCACTGGCGCCCAGCTGAACGGTTTTGGTTTGTGACTTATACCCGATAGAAGAGAATACCACCTGGTAACTGCCGGGGGCCAGATCGGCCGAAAGGCTGAACTTACCTTCGCCGTTGCTGGCCATGGCCGCATTTGTATTCTGTATTTTAACTACTACCCCGGGAATTCCGATACTGGAACTACCTTCGGTTACTTTTCCTGAAATGGTGTAGCGCTTGTTTTGTGCATTTACGTTTTGAATAAAAACCAGCACAAGAATAGGCACCCAGAAAATCAGCCTGATTTTGCGGCACCTCTGTTTGTAGAGTTTTTTCATACATTTATTTGGTTTATTTCAGTTAATACACCTTATACCAACATAATGTTTTACAAAACCCAAAATATTTGACTTTAATCTGACTATTCGGGCAAACAAACTTTGCCCATGCTTACTGATGGCACCCCCTCCCTGTCGCCGAAATTGGTTTTATTGCCTACCATGGTTTCATTGGCCAGTATAGCAAACAATACGGCCTCTTTGGCATCGGGATTAATTTCGAGCTCGTTGGTAGAGAAAAAGCTGGCATTTTTAAGGACTCCCTTTAGCCTGTTTAACAGTAAAGGGTTATGCATGCCGCCCCCGCTCACAAAAATTGAAGGGGTGCGGCCTTTCCCGAAACATTTTTCAATGGCATTGATGATCACATCGGCAGAGAAACGGCAAAGTGTAGCCATAACGTCTTCGTTGCTGATGTTTTCCGTTCCTGAATGCTGTTGCGCTTCCGCTAAATATTCAAGATTGAAAAGCTCTGGCCCGGTTGTTTTGGGAAAGTCTGCTTCCAGGAATTCTGACTGCATCAGTGCTTTTAAAAGTGCGTCATTTGCTGTTCCTGCGGTAGCAATACGCGCATCCTCATCAAAATACAATCCTTTATAGTGCCATTGTACAAACTGGTCCATCAGGGTATTTCCCGGCCCAACATCGGTAGAGAACACTTTGGCAGCGTCGTTATCGCCCGGTAAATAGGTAAAATTGGCTATGCCGCCTATGTTGAGCATGATGCGGTCTTCGCCCGTTTTAGAGAAGAGCAGGTAATCGCCATATACGGCCAGGGGAGCGCCTTCGCCACCTGCAGCAATGTGTTTCTGCCTGAAATCGGCAATGGTAATGATGCCTGTTCTAACGGCAATATGGTCGCCATCGCCAATCTGTAAGGTGGCATTGGGATACTCTTTAAGCCCATGCAGCGATTGGGGCGCATGAAATATGGTTTGGCCATGGCTGGCGATGACATCTACATCTTCTGGTTTCAGCCCCCAGGAAGCGATAGCTTCCAGGATCATATTGGCATGCACCAGGCCCACCTTTTCGTTCATCAGGCAAACCATTTGAAGGTCTGCGTCCCTGCGCGAAAAAATAGCCTTTATTTCTGCCTTAAACTCATTGGTATAAGCAACCGTTTTGAATTGGACCAGCCTTACCCTGGTTTGGGTGCCACTGCCCGATAAGGCACATAAGGCAATGTCTAGCCCGTCCATAGAGGTGCCAGACATCAGTCCGATGATCATCCGTTCGGGTTTCTGAATGATGTTAAAGAATTTTTCCCAGTTTGCGTTCATAAGGATAGCTTTAAGATTTAAGGTGCCAGGCTTTAGTTTTGGTAAAGGCCCTTAGCCCCTGGTGTGATAAGGTGGAGCCAATGCCCGAATGCCGCCTGCCGCTCCAGGGCAGTCCGGCACTTACCCTGTCGCAGCAATTCCAGTAACCGGTTCCGGAGTCGATCTGCTTCAGGATCTGTTTTGCCCTTTCCATGCTGGCTGAATAAACCGAGGCCGTTAAGCCATAAGCCGTATCCTGCATTAAATAGGTGGCTTCGGCATCGTCATTTACTTTCATGATACCGATGATGGGCCCAAAACTCTCTTCCTGCATCAGCTTCATGTGGTTGGTTACCTGGGTGAGTACGGTAGGCTCAAAATAATAACCCTGCCCTGCTATCCGTTTACCGCCCGCCAGCAACACAGCTCCATTTTCCTGAGCTTCCTTAACCTGGCGCTCCAGTACATCCAGCTGCTCTTTTCGGGTAAGGGCACCTATATACACGCCATCCTGTGTTGGTGGGCCCATTTTCCAGGATTTCACTTCATTTACAAAAGCGGCTATATAATCGTCGTACACCTTTTCATGCACATAAATACGCTCTACAGCACAACAACTCTGGCCATTGTTATAAAAGGCCCCATCGGCTGTAGCCGCAGCCACAGCATTGATATCTTTTACATCATCGGCCACATATAATGGGTCTTTGCCCCCCAGTTCGAGCTGGCAGGGCACCATTTTTGGCGCTACACGTTCATAAATGTGCTTGCCGGTTTTATAAGATCCGGTAAAGAAATAGCCGTCGAAGTTCATGTCCAGCAAATGCTCGCCGGTTTCTTTGCCGCCTATGGCCATTTTAAATACGTCTTCGGGCAATCCGGCCTGCTTTAGCAGGCGGTCTATTTCCTGCCCGGTAAGCGTAGCATATTCTGAAGGCTTATACATTACCGCATTTCCGGCCAGTAGGGCCGGGATGAAAACATTTACCCCTACCAGGTAAGGATAGTTCCATGCCGAAATGTTGCAGATGACACCCAGGGGCTCATAAGACACCTGTTCTTTTAAGCCATCGGCATCCGTTACCTGCTCATCAGAAAGGTATTGCTCTACATGGTCCAGCATCCAGCTGATCCTGTTACGGGCACCATTGATCTCGTTACGGGATTGCTGCAGGGGTTTGCCTACTTCTGAGGTCAGCACGGCTGCCAGCTGCTCTCTTTCTACTCCCAGCAGTTCATAAAACTTTGCGATGACGGCCCTACGTTCCTGTAAAGTTTTAGCTGCCCAGTTTTTCTGTCCCATTTTGAGCAGGTTGCGTTTGTGTGACAAGGATTTGCTGTCGTCTTCTTTTACAGTAGTGATAATTTCTTCAGTAGCGGGATTTACTATGTTCATCGTTTATGATTTTTGACTTCCTTAATAAACTGTTCTTTAATTTTTTGGGATAAAGGGTTTTGCTCCTTTTCCTTCATTCTTTCGGGGTGCCATTGTACAGCAATCATAAAGGCCTTGCCCGTTTTGTCTTTAAACTCCAACCCTTCTATGATGGGGTTCGGGGTATCGGCATATACACTTACCATCAGGTTTTCGCCAAGGGCATTGGGGTTTACGGCCTGGTGATGGGCGCTGTTTACCTGACCGCGTTTCTGGCCTGTTATGGCATACAGTAAGCTGTGGGTGTTGATGATGACCTCATGGACCTTGTCTTCGCTTTCTTTTTTATGGAATTTATGGAGTTTTTCGCCATTGTCTTCAAACACTTTTCCACCCTCCATAATGTTGATGTACTGCATGCCCCGGCATATGCCCAGTACCGGTATTTTTGCTTCCTGCGAATACTTGTAAATGAGCCGCTCAAACTCGTCGCGCTCGGGCAAAAACCGCTCGGGCATATAAGGATATTCTTCGGCCCCGCCGTATATGGCCGGCAACACATCAATGCCTCCGGTTAGTACAAAGCCATCACACCTTTTAATGTCTTCCCGGTTGTTCTTCTGAAAGGAAAGTTCGATCAGCTCGATGTCCTCTCCAAGCTCGGCCGGCGTAAACCAGTTCCAGTAGTTCTGGAAGTTTGCTTCCGAATAGCTTATTCCTATTTTCTTTTTCATTACAATAATCCTTTTTTACACCTGCGTTCAGTTACCCTCAACGCATTCAATCGCTCTTAACCGCGCTCTAAAGTGCCTTTAGATACAGCTGCTTAAAGTCTTCCCTGCTTACCGGCTTTGGATTGTTGGGATGGGCAAAATCGGCAAGGGCCATGTCTGCCAATTTATCAATATGTTCTGGTTTTACACCTATATCTGAGAGGTGATGTGGAATATTTATTTTGCTGTTCAGGTCGAAAAGGTATTGCACTACGGCTTGTCCCGTCTCTTCTTTAAGCTCCAGTGCCCGCGCTATACGCCTGAACTTATCTTCAAAGCCTGCCACATTGAACTCCATGCCATAAGGAATGTTGACGGCATTGGCCAGGCCATGGTGGGTATCCAGAAGAGAAGAGAGCGGATGGGCAAGGGAATGTACCACACCTAGTCCTTTTTGAAAGGCAATGGCGCCCATCATGGAGGCCATCAGCATTTTGCTGCGGCTCTGCAAATCGGGTTTGTTTACGGCCTGCTCCAGGGCATCCTTAATCAGGGAAATGCCTTCGAGTGCAATCCCATCACACAGGGGATGTGGGTTTTTGGCTAAAAAAGCTTCCATATTATGCGTAAGCGCATCCATTCCGGTAGCGGCGGTAATAAAAGGAGGCAATTCCATGGTCAGCAGCGGATCGGCAAATACAATTTTGGCCATCAGCTTTGGTGAAAAAAGGATTTTTTTCTGATGGGTCTCATCATCGGCAATGATGGCACTGCGGCCCACCTCACTCCCGGTTCCGGCAGTGGTTGGCACAGTGATGAAATGCGGCACTTCATTGGTTACATACACATCGCCGCCTATCAGGTCATCGTATTTAAACAGGTCTGCCCGGTGACTGGTGCGCAGTACGATTGCCCTGGCCACATCCAGCGCAGCGCCTCCGCCTATGCCAATTACACAATCCCTGCCGGTGTCGTCCCAGATTTCGGTTCCTTTATATACATCACTTTTTACCGGGTTTTTATGGATATCACTAAACACCTCGGCAGAGATGCTGCCAGCATGCAGATCGGCAATGATGGTCCTGAAAAAGGGAAGCGCTGCAATGGTCGGATCGGTTACGATCAGTGCCCGTTTCAGTGCGTGCTGCTGCAGGTAAGCTGGCAATTCTTTAATAGCCCCGGCACCAAAACGGATGGTAGTGGGGAAATTGTACTGGTATACTTTATCAAATGTCATACTGGCGCATTATATAATTTCAAAATATCTTTTCAGCTCCCAATCGGTTACTACCCTGGCATACTGCCGCCACTCCCATTCTCTTGTTAACGTAAAATGTTCAACAAACTGATCGCCAAACAGTTCTTTGGCCAATGCAGAAGTTTTCATTCTTTGTGTAGCTTCATGAAGGTTTTGCGGGAGTACCCCATTAGAGAGGTCTCTGTAGCCATTGCCTGTTGTGGCTTCTTTTTCAAGCTTCATATTATGCTGAACACCGTACAGACCCGCAGCAAGGCAGGCAGCCATGGCCAGGTAAGGATTGGTATCGGAGCCCACTACCCGTGTTTCGAGCCTGCTGGCTTTGGCATTGCCGGGCAGGGCCCTTAAGGCAACTGTGCGGTTATCAATACCCCAGGTTAAGGTAGTGGGTGCCCATGCGCCTTCTACCAACCGCTTATAACTGTTGATGGTCGGTGCAATCATGGGCAAAATTTCGGGCAGGCAATGCAGTTGCCCGGCAATATAGCTCTTCATCAGCGCACTCATTTTACGCTCGTCCTTTTCGTCGTGGAATAGGTTCTTTTTAGAACTTTTATCCCATAAGCTCTGGTGCACATGCCCGCTACAGCCCGGAAGGTTTTCACTGATCTTGGCCATAAAGGTGGCCATAAGCCCATGCTTGTAGGCGATTTCCTTTACAGCCGTTTTAAACAGCACGGCCTGGTCTGCCGCTGCCAGGACCCCGGCATATTTAATGGCAGCCTCGTAAACACCAGGGCCGGTTTCGGTATGCAGGCCTTCTATGGGGATGTCAAACCTGCACAGCAGGTCAAAAAGATCGCTCATGTATTCATTCTTCAGCGTACTGCGAAGGATGGAGTAACCAAACATGCCCGGACTGAGCGGGTTGAGCTGGCGGAAATCTTTCTGATTGGCCGTTTCGGGTGTCTCCGCAAAATTGAACCACTCAAATTCCTGGGAAAAATAAGGGGTATAGCCACTGTTCTCTGCATCAACAAGCACCTTTCGGAGCAGCTGGCGCGGACAGGTGTAGGCCGGGCGGTGCTGTTCATCTACAAAATCACCAAGAAAGAAAGGCACATCGTTTTCCCAGGGCACCTTACGGAATGTGGCGGGGTCCAGTTGCACCTGTGCATCGGGATAACCGGTATGCCATCCGGTATATTTAACATTGTCGTAAGCTACGTCGCCCATATCCCAGCCAAAGGTAACGTCGCAAAAGCCCAGCCTCCCTTCAATAACAGACGCAAACTTCTCGGCTGCAATATATTTTCCCCTCAATACGCCGTCAATATCGGCCACGGCCACTTTTACTTTTCCGGATGGGTGTTTCTTTACATAAGCTAAAATTTCTGGTATGGTCATTTGCTACCTGGTTTAAAAATTTTATACAATAAAAAGGTGATGAGCAGGATGGAAAAATAAACAAGGCCCAGTTTAAGGTTAAAAATAAACATGGCCAGTATGGATATTGCTGCAATACCTAGCGAAACTATCGGAAAAACCGGGTAAAAAGGCACTCGGAAAGGGCGATCCAGTAAAGGTTCTTTTTTACGGAGGATGAGGATGGCCAGCATGGCAATAATGTACAGGGTAAGGGCGCCAAATACGGAAATGATGATGATCTCAGCCGTTTTGCCCGATAAGAGGGCCAGGATGCCGATGAGCATATTGCCGATAAGTGCATTGGCCGGGGTATGGAAGCGCGGAGAGATTTTACCGAGAAAAGCAGGGATATGCTCCACCCGGCCCATTTCGTAGGTAGAACGGCCGGCAGCCAGGATAAGCCCATGAAAGGAGGCCACCAGGCCGAACAGCCCGACGGTGATCAGCAGGTGGTACATCATATGGGTGTTGCCGGTTATTTTTGCCAGGGCAAGCGGCAGAGGGGAATCGGAAGTTTCTCCGCTAACCCCGTTTTTATAGACAATAGCTTCCCAGCCTGCAATGCCTGTTGCGGTGACAAAAATGAGCACACACAGAATGGCCAGCGTAAGTATGGCCCAGCCAAAGCCCTTGCTGATGTCTTTCTGGGGGTTTTTGGTTTCTTCGGCTACATTGGCAATGCCTTCTATGCCCAGGAAAAACCAGATGGCAAAAGGGATGGCGGCAAAAATCCCCTGCCAGCCATTGGGGAAAGC from Pedobacter africanus includes:
- a CDS encoding anhydro-N-acetylmuramic acid kinase, which codes for MNANWEKFFNIIQKPERMIIGLMSGTSMDGLDIALCALSGSGTQTRVRLVQFKTVAYTNEFKAEIKAIFSRRDADLQMVCLMNEKVGLVHANMILEAIASWGLKPEDVDVIASHGQTIFHAPQSLHGLKEYPNATLQIGDGDHIAVRTGIITIADFRQKHIAAGGEGAPLAVYGDYLLFSKTGEDRIMLNIGGIANFTYLPGDNDAAKVFSTDVGPGNTLMDQFVQWHYKGLYFDEDARIATAGTANDALLKALMQSEFLEADFPKTTGPELFNLEYLAEAQQHSGTENISNEDVMATLCRFSADVIINAIEKCFGKGRTPSIFVSGGGMHNPLLLNRLKGVLKNASFFSTNELEINPDAKEAVLFAILANETMVGNKTNFGDREGVPSVSMGKVCLPE
- a CDS encoding nuclear transport factor 2 family protein, which translates into the protein MKKILTLTFILTAFFAVAFAQNNKPGTDSVKHYVPAPYIPASVELYRTIVKMDSIYFDTYNNCKIAKMDSLTADDIEFYHDRGGFSNSKKDLLASIQKNICGKVTRILTPGSIEVYEIPGYGAVQFGYHSFRNINEPGESRPSKFVTMWRLKDGHWQITRVISLH
- a CDS encoding SusC/RagA family TonB-linked outer membrane protein, which encodes MKKLYKQRCRKIRLIFWVPILVLVFIQNVNAQNKRYTISGKVTEGSSSIGIPGVVVKIQNTNAAMASNGEGKFSLSADLAPGSYQVVFSSIGYKSQTKTVQLGASAQVTVNGELSADNIGLDEVIVTGTSQGTTRKQMGSYVTSVKGDDLVKAPSGNVLSSLQGKAPGAQISQNSGDPAGGMSVRLRGVSSINSGSDPLYIIDGVIVNNATARVTNTSANYDGGGSGVGGNGNFVGAIGQNRMVDINPNDIERIEVLNGAAAAAIYGSRANAGVIQIFTKRGTSGKPVVSLSTSFTHSQLRKQVETNQSPVKFGGTVDAFTQDVIQTVGTPPALLTNTTPVTRYNYQDYIFQTALGTDNTVSLAGGSDNTKFYTSLGYFSNQGIIKNTDFKRYNMRANLDQKINDWAKVTAGFNYIHSDANEKPDGNSFFSPMNSVTIIGNFHDIFTRDALGNLKSVGERGRVNPVSVIEDIKQRQTVNRVIANAKLVLNPVKNLTVDYTIGVDNTTQNGTTFIPPFAYNVSTGFYGGGPTLDPSLNGYASAANNVATLFNHELNFTYDAKLSDVFLSTTQLGGSYQYEKNNYLLSNGRGLAPFVQSVNGASTILPNNDARLQQSISGAYLQQNFKYKDHLFVTGAVRVDQSTVFGEKNRTKAYLKGNVSYVLSSADYWKDFGASEWWDTFKLRAAYGQSGNLTGIGPYARFNEYLSSSFLGKTALASKIELANVDVAPERQTELEIGTDMSFFKNRLSLVFNWYTKKVDELLVPVVIAPTMGYSSLLQNNGALKNKGIEIMLSGTPVATENFKWNSTFIFNRNRNKAEGTGALQLITTNPGAPVAIIDGEPVGVFYGTFFARNSDGSLLTNAAGIPQLERGIQNSTTTFTPQRGADGLPTGTTLRKVIGDPNPDYTASFVNDFTYKKLGLHIQLDASEGADVWNADWRTRQGVGNGKVAEQEQMGLLPRGYVAGVYATEEWRIDDGSYVKLREVSLSYNIGKVKFIQDLTINLSGRNLISWDNYKGYDPELNSGGQSTILRNIDFGSVPIPRTFSLGVKAKF
- a CDS encoding DUF6266 family protein, giving the protein MHKAVYGLAGASRRQGTAQLPLQPELLNERMEVYISFVAENRKEICNSTYLRSFNK
- a CDS encoding RagB/SusD family nutrient uptake outer membrane protein, which gives rise to MKRNYIYKITCTLLVLVMIASCKKEYRNPSGANSDDVLTTAKGLTGVTVGLQRVYTVGRLGVYFNSVSTTGFSTNEIMLMNSGNIPELQLFTGGNSVDGTNNILTNLWTYSNKIIFDADNVINNAANLSDQNYASGLIAYASLYKALALGNLSQYWENIPSGIGKNVSFISRVEGFNKAIAVIDNALAVIAAKNISSAFLANMPAGIDIVNSLYAIKARYALFAGNYPVALAAANSVDLTKKSTFNFDAQTLNPIFEIATSTNNVFQPTNANLGLTGANTPDPADKRLAFYTVPNATAPTARLGGFGLTSTTAIPLYLPGEITLIKAEVYARQAAPDPVNALAELNKVVTKQPAADPFGVGAGLPPVVVVPLTPANILPLIYKHRCIELYLSGLKLEDMRRFGQPNADRKRNFFPYPFVERDNNPNTPADPAF
- a CDS encoding aldehyde dehydrogenase family protein — protein: MNIVNPATEEIITTVKEDDSKSLSHKRNLLKMGQKNWAAKTLQERRAVIAKFYELLGVEREQLAAVLTSEVGKPLQQSRNEINGARNRISWMLDHVEQYLSDEQVTDADGLKEQVSYEPLGVICNISAWNYPYLVGVNVFIPALLAGNAVMYKPSEYATLTGQEIDRLLKQAGLPEDVFKMAIGGKETGEHLLDMNFDGYFFTGSYKTGKHIYERVAPKMVPCQLELGGKDPLYVADDVKDINAVAAATADGAFYNNGQSCCAVERIYVHEKVYDDYIAAFVNEVKSWKMGPPTQDGVYIGALTRKEQLDVLERQVKEAQENGAVLLAGGKRIAGQGYYFEPTVLTQVTNHMKLMQEESFGPIIGIMKVNDDAEATYLMQDTAYGLTASVYSASMERAKQILKQIDSGTGYWNCCDRVSAGLPWSGRRHSGIGSTLSHQGLRAFTKTKAWHLKS